A DNA window from Corynebacterium ciconiae DSM 44920 contains the following coding sequences:
- the glgC gene encoding glucose-1-phosphate adenylyltransferase produces MKRQPHVLAIVLAGGEGKRLYPFTADRAKPAVPFGGTYRLIDFVLSNLVNAGFMQICVLTQYKSHSLDRHISQSWQLSGLAEQYITPVPAQQRLGKRWFTGSADAILQSLNLIYDEEPDYVIVFGADHVYRMDPAQMVDEHIKSGKSVSVAGIRVPRSEATAFGCIQSDEDGNITEFLEKPENPPATPDDPEVTYASMGNYVFTTKALIKALLEDEENDDSDHDMGGDIIPYFVERGDAHVYDFMANQVPGSTERDHGYWRDVGTVDAFYEAHMDLISVHPVFNLYNKHWPIHTSEIGNLPPAKFVQGGIAQSSMVSSGCIISGGTVRNSVLSNNVIVEDGATVEGAVLMPGVRIGKGAVVRHAILDKNVKVSEGEFIGVDHERDKSRFKVSPGGVVCVGKNEIV; encoded by the coding sequence GTGAAACGCCAACCACATGTTCTAGCAATTGTCCTTGCTGGCGGCGAAGGTAAGCGCCTGTATCCCTTCACCGCTGACCGCGCCAAGCCAGCCGTTCCCTTTGGCGGCACCTATCGGCTCATCGATTTCGTGCTTTCCAACCTTGTCAACGCGGGGTTCATGCAGATCTGCGTGCTCACCCAGTACAAGTCGCACTCGCTGGACCGCCACATCTCCCAATCGTGGCAGCTCTCCGGCCTCGCCGAGCAGTACATCACCCCCGTGCCCGCCCAGCAGCGCCTGGGTAAGCGCTGGTTCACCGGTTCGGCAGACGCCATTTTGCAGTCGCTGAACCTGATCTATGACGAAGAACCGGATTACGTCATCGTCTTCGGCGCCGACCACGTCTACCGCATGGATCCCGCCCAGATGGTGGACGAGCACATTAAGTCCGGTAAGTCCGTCTCGGTAGCGGGCATCCGGGTGCCCCGTTCCGAGGCCACCGCTTTCGGCTGCATTCAGTCCGACGAGGACGGCAACATCACCGAGTTCTTGGAGAAGCCCGAGAACCCGCCCGCCACCCCAGATGACCCAGAGGTCACCTACGCCTCTATGGGTAACTATGTCTTCACCACCAAGGCCCTCATTAAGGCCCTGCTGGAGGACGAAGAAAACGATGACTCCGACCATGACATGGGTGGAGACATCATCCCTTATTTCGTCGAGCGCGGCGATGCCCATGTATATGACTTCATGGCTAACCAGGTGCCCGGCTCTACCGAGCGTGATCACGGCTACTGGCGTGATGTCGGTACCGTGGATGCCTTCTACGAGGCCCACATGGACCTCATCAGCGTTCACCCAGTGTTCAACCTCTACAACAAGCACTGGCCCATCCACACCTCCGAGATCGGCAACCTCCCGCCGGCGAAGTTCGTGCAGGGTGGTATCGCACAGTCGTCGATGGTCTCCTCCGGCTGCATTATCTCCGGTGGCACGGTGCGGAACTCGGTGCTGTCGAACAACGTGATTGTGGAAGATGGCGCCACCGTGGAAGGCGCGGTGCTGATGCCTGGCGTGCGTATCGGCAAGGGGGCTGTGGTTCGCCACGCCATTTTGGACAAGAACGTTAAGGTTAGCGAAGGCGAGTTCATCGGCGTGGATCATGAGCGCGATAAGTCCCGCTTCAAGGTCAGCCCTGGCGGCGTGGTCTGCGTGGGTAAAAACGAGATCGTCTAG
- a CDS encoding O-methyltransferase, with amino-acid sequence MTETAYRALTDYIRSTAVTSDSLQAATEGAAEFGIPTLDSISGSVLTLLGSQAARGAEPSAIAVTPAAAVVGLHLFEGMGPAGHLTCIDPELEHQKLARRTFTEAGIAASRFRFLPSRPLEVMGRLATESYDIVYGDVAPQDMQAFVDAAWPLIRPSGMVVVAASLLDGTVADESRTDRDTAAARALDEQLREYHEALVTRLPLAGGLTIISKPA; translated from the coding sequence GTGACTGAGACTGCATACCGTGCTTTGACTGACTACATCCGCTCCACCGCCGTGACGAGCGACAGCTTGCAGGCGGCCACTGAAGGCGCAGCGGAATTCGGCATCCCCACCCTCGATTCCATCAGCGGATCCGTACTCACTCTGCTGGGATCCCAGGCCGCCCGCGGCGCGGAGCCGAGCGCGATTGCGGTCACCCCCGCCGCCGCCGTTGTCGGCCTGCATCTTTTTGAGGGCATGGGCCCGGCCGGCCACCTCACCTGCATCGACCCCGAGCTCGAGCACCAGAAGCTGGCGCGACGCACCTTCACTGAAGCAGGCATAGCCGCCTCCCGCTTCCGTTTCCTACCCTCGCGGCCGCTCGAAGTGATGGGGCGGCTTGCAACAGAGTCCTATGACATCGTCTATGGCGATGTGGCCCCGCAAGACATGCAGGCGTTTGTCGACGCCGCGTGGCCACTGATTCGCCCCTCCGGCATGGTTGTCGTGGCTGCCAGCCTGCTCGATGGCACCGTGGCCGATGAGTCCCGCACCGACCGCGACACTGCCGCCGCACGCGCCTTGGACGAGCAGCTGCGCGAATACCACGAAGCGCTCGTCACCCGCCTGCCGCTCGCCGGTGGTCTCACCATCATCAGCAAGCCTGCCTAG
- the sigE gene encoding RNA polymerase sigma factor SigE, which produces MAFMTERPAPASLSAADAVSSAASEEPLQGTAAFDAGQGSMPTWAELVEEHADSVYRLAFRLSGNQHDAEDLTQETFMRVFRSLKNYQPGTFEGWLHRITTNLFLDMVRHRNKIRMEALPEDYERVPGTDLTPEQAYQVANLDPSLQDALDTLSPDFRVAIVLCDVLGMSYDEIADTLGVKMGTVRSRIHRGRTQLRASLEQAAAADDENAKLLVPHHS; this is translated from the coding sequence ATGGCCTTCATGACTGAACGTCCTGCCCCCGCTTCTCTCTCCGCTGCAGACGCTGTTTCATCCGCAGCCAGTGAAGAACCGCTTCAAGGCACCGCTGCCTTCGATGCAGGACAAGGATCGATGCCCACGTGGGCGGAGCTTGTGGAGGAGCACGCCGATAGCGTTTACCGCCTCGCTTTCCGCCTCTCCGGCAACCAGCACGATGCCGAGGACCTCACTCAAGAGACCTTCATGCGCGTGTTTCGCTCGCTGAAGAACTACCAGCCCGGCACATTCGAGGGCTGGTTGCACCGCATCACCACCAACTTGTTTTTGGATATGGTGCGCCACCGCAACAAGATCCGCATGGAAGCACTGCCCGAGGATTATGAGCGAGTTCCCGGCACGGATTTGACTCCTGAGCAGGCATATCAGGTGGCTAACCTTGATCCCAGCCTGCAGGATGCGCTCGATACTTTGTCCCCCGATTTTCGCGTGGCGATCGTGCTCTGTGATGTTCTCGGGATGTCCTACGATGAAATCGCGGACACTCTCGGGGTAAAAATGGGAACTGTACGCAGTAGGATTCACCGCGGCCGCACCCAGCTCCGAGCGTCTCTGGAGCAGGCCGCCGCCGCGGATGATGAAAACGCTAAGCTGTTGGTCCCGCACCACAGCTAA
- a CDS encoding anti-sigma factor family protein → MISEYRDETDSFDSVEHLGPEAIAAYVDNELSPAAADRARVHLVHCPLCRHEVQRQRQAAESVRQRVNDGLRAPRSLIAKLAQLETSCPEGPGADEVHCGSKPSLMDRVEVFCRAVRHVQGR, encoded by the coding sequence ATGATCAGCGAATACCGCGACGAGACCGATAGCTTTGATTCGGTCGAGCACCTAGGCCCCGAGGCTATCGCCGCCTATGTGGATAATGAGCTCAGCCCCGCCGCCGCTGATCGTGCGCGAGTACATCTGGTGCACTGCCCACTGTGCCGCCATGAGGTCCAACGCCAGCGCCAGGCCGCGGAGTCTGTGCGCCAAAGGGTGAACGATGGGCTGCGGGCCCCGCGTTCGCTCATAGCCAAACTGGCCCAGCTTGAAACCTCCTGCCCAGAAGGTCCCGGCGCCGATGAAGTTCATTGCGGCAGCAAACCCAGCCTGATGGATCGCGTCGAGGTGTTTTGTCGCGCGGTGCGCCACGTACAGGGACGATAG
- the tatB gene encoding Sec-independent protein translocase protein TatB, producing MFSSIGWGEIFVVCVVVLIVVGPDRLPRVIQDIRAAIIAARDAINRTKQTLNEEIGPEFEEVARPVQEFTKFTAMGPKAALTKALFDGDGSYLDAFDPKKIMASDTQGEAYREQGSATPSSGSTVVPNTHSPSTGGSAQQPQQPQQMPPSGPQNRNFSWDDIT from the coding sequence GTGTTTTCTAGCATTGGCTGGGGCGAAATTTTCGTCGTATGCGTCGTCGTCCTCATCGTGGTCGGCCCAGACCGGTTGCCCCGCGTGATCCAAGATATCCGCGCAGCAATTATCGCCGCCCGTGACGCAATCAACCGCACCAAGCAGACATTGAACGAGGAAATTGGCCCCGAGTTCGAGGAGGTCGCTCGCCCCGTTCAGGAGTTCACAAAGTTCACCGCTATGGGCCCGAAGGCTGCGCTCACCAAAGCGCTTTTCGATGGCGATGGATCGTATCTGGATGCTTTCGATCCGAAGAAGATCATGGCAAGCGATACCCAAGGTGAGGCCTATCGCGAACAGGGCTCAGCTACCCCGTCGTCGGGCTCGACGGTGGTGCCCAACACCCACAGCCCATCCACCGGCGGCAGTGCGCAGCAGCCGCAGCAGCCGCAGCAGATGCCACCCAGCGGGCCACAGAACCGCAATTTCAGCTGGGATGACATCACTTAG
- a CDS encoding Mrp/NBP35 family ATP-binding protein, with protein MSHIEQSHILQALSRVEDPEIGRPITELDMVKSVEITGTDVAVVIYLTIAGCPMKSTITDNVRAAIEEIDGVGEVTVSTDVMSDEQRRNLRMRLRGGQDDPVIPFSQPDSTTRVFAVASGKGGVGKSSMTVNLAAALAARGLSVGILDADIYGHSIPHMLGSSEAPNMVEDMIMPPQAHGIKHISIAHFTEGNAPVVWRGPMLHRAITQFLTDVFWGDIDVLLVDLPPGTGDVAISISQLLPTAELLIVTTPQAAAAEVAERAGTIAQQTRQRVRGVIENMAAMVLPDGSTMDIFGTGGGETVATRLSELLGTSVPLLGSVPLDPALREQGDQGTPIALHDPASPSGAAVTAIADQLLRREGSLSGVQLGVNPTR; from the coding sequence ATGTCTCATATTGAACAGTCCCACATCCTCCAGGCTCTGTCTCGTGTCGAGGATCCCGAAATTGGTCGCCCCATCACGGAGCTCGACATGGTCAAGTCCGTGGAGATCACCGGCACTGATGTGGCAGTGGTGATCTATTTGACCATCGCTGGCTGCCCCATGAAGTCCACGATCACCGACAACGTCCGCGCCGCCATCGAGGAGATCGACGGCGTTGGCGAGGTCACGGTTAGTACTGATGTGATGAGCGATGAGCAGCGCCGCAACCTGCGTATGCGGCTGCGTGGCGGCCAGGATGATCCGGTAATCCCTTTCTCCCAGCCCGACTCCACCACTCGCGTCTTCGCGGTGGCCTCCGGCAAGGGAGGCGTAGGCAAATCCTCCATGACGGTCAATCTCGCCGCCGCCCTCGCGGCGCGTGGTCTCAGCGTGGGCATTCTCGACGCCGACATCTACGGCCACTCTATCCCGCACATGCTCGGTAGCTCCGAGGCGCCGAACATGGTGGAAGACATGATCATGCCTCCTCAGGCACATGGCATCAAGCACATCTCCATCGCTCACTTCACCGAGGGCAACGCGCCTGTGGTGTGGCGCGGGCCGATGCTGCATCGCGCCATCACCCAGTTCCTCACCGATGTCTTCTGGGGAGATATCGACGTACTCCTGGTCGATCTCCCGCCCGGCACTGGGGATGTTGCCATCTCGATCTCTCAACTGCTGCCCACCGCGGAGCTACTCATCGTGACCACCCCGCAGGCCGCAGCCGCCGAGGTTGCCGAGCGCGCCGGCACCATCGCCCAACAGACTCGGCAGCGTGTGCGCGGTGTGATTGAAAATATGGCAGCCATGGTGCTTCCCGATGGCAGCACCATGGACATCTTCGGCACCGGCGGCGGCGAAACCGTCGCCACCAGGCTCAGCGAGCTACTTGGCACCAGCGTGCCCTTGCTCGGATCGGTGCCACTGGATCCGGCACTGCGCGAACAGGGTGATCAAGGCACGCCTATCGCCCTGCACGATCCCGCCAGCCCTTCCGGCGCAGCGGTCACCGCGATCGCGGATCAGCTTCTTCGCCGCGAAGGCTCCTTAAGCGGCGTTCAACTGGGGGTAAACCCCACTCGCTAA
- a CDS encoding DUF1003 domain-containing protein — translation MSDYRNSLDTPMATRRRRFRINADAVGAMAENVARFFGTGEYLFWQTIFVITWIVLNLGAWKWQWDPYPFILLNLAFSTQAAYAAPLILLAQNRQEDRDRVALSEDRRRAAQTKADTEFLARELASVRLALGDSVTRDYLRREMEELSGLLERIEAKLDDESAARIAREHGEHGGHQSSEFHEPTQGDVVDTHHRPHN, via the coding sequence ATGAGCGATTACCGCAATAGCCTTGATACGCCTATGGCCACGCGGCGACGCCGCTTCCGGATCAACGCCGATGCTGTGGGAGCCATGGCTGAAAACGTCGCCCGTTTCTTCGGCACCGGTGAATACCTGTTTTGGCAAACCATCTTCGTGATCACGTGGATCGTGCTCAACCTGGGCGCGTGGAAATGGCAGTGGGATCCCTACCCCTTCATCCTGTTGAACTTGGCCTTTTCCACCCAGGCCGCCTATGCGGCGCCGTTGATCTTGCTGGCGCAAAACCGCCAAGAGGATCGCGACCGTGTTGCCTTGAGCGAGGATCGCCGCCGTGCTGCCCAAACCAAGGCCGATACGGAATTCCTCGCCCGCGAGTTGGCGTCGGTACGCCTCGCCTTGGGCGATAGCGTCACCCGCGATTACCTGCGCCGTGAGATGGAGGAGCTCTCCGGCTTGCTCGAGCGTATCGAGGCGAAGCTGGATGATGAGTCCGCAGCTCGTATCGCCCGCGAGCATGGCGAGCACGGCGGACACCAGTCGTCCGAGTTCCACGAGCCCACCCAAGGCGATGTGGTGGATACTCACCACCGCCCCCACAACTAA
- a CDS encoding magnesium transporter MgtE N-terminal domain-containing protein, whose protein sequence is MNAVTRVYAGRLAGMVVRSPDAEPIGRVRDVVVMMHGHEHDSRVLGLIVALPSKRRIFLPMLRVATIEPQEIVLASGQVSMRSYQPREGETTISQDIIGAKVHVDDPELENIHGKAVEVADVELTRTRSRDWVISKIAVSANKSTFGRRPTLYVTPWKYVHGLGETATSQEQETAKLRSQFEEMRPADVAPLFYNLSADQRRAVTSGMNDEQLADILQELSEERQAELIEELAIERAADVLEEMDPDDAADLLEELPDATADVLLELMDPEDSAPVRRLMSFQPDTVGALMTSDPLVMTPQRTVAEALAMARNPDLPTSLSSMVFVVRPPTATPTGTYLGCLHLQKLLREPPSELIGGLLDPDLPPLYADDMQETAARYFATYNLVCGPVLDDDGHLLGAVAVDDLLDHMLPEDWRETGIRPAQPATTTPAQEA, encoded by the coding sequence ATGAACGCAGTGACGAGAGTATATGCCGGCCGACTGGCTGGAATGGTAGTGCGTAGCCCCGACGCCGAACCCATTGGCCGTGTCCGCGACGTCGTAGTGATGATGCACGGGCACGAACACGACTCTCGTGTCTTGGGGCTCATCGTGGCCTTGCCGTCTAAGCGGCGTATCTTTTTGCCGATGCTGCGTGTAGCCACCATCGAGCCCCAGGAGATTGTTCTCGCCTCTGGGCAGGTATCGATGCGTTCCTACCAGCCCCGCGAAGGCGAGACCACGATTTCCCAGGACATCATCGGCGCCAAAGTGCACGTAGATGATCCAGAGCTGGAAAATATCCACGGCAAAGCCGTCGAGGTCGCGGATGTGGAGCTCACCCGCACCCGTTCCCGGGATTGGGTTATTTCCAAAATCGCGGTTAGCGCCAATAAGTCCACCTTCGGCCGCCGCCCCACCCTCTATGTCACCCCGTGGAAGTATGTGCACGGCCTGGGCGAGACCGCCACGAGCCAAGAGCAGGAAACCGCCAAGCTGCGCTCCCAGTTCGAAGAGATGCGCCCCGCCGATGTGGCCCCGCTGTTTTATAACCTAAGCGCCGACCAGCGCCGCGCAGTCACCAGCGGCATGAATGATGAGCAGTTGGCCGATATTCTGCAGGAGCTCTCCGAAGAACGCCAGGCCGAGTTGATTGAGGAGCTCGCCATCGAGCGCGCCGCCGACGTGCTGGAGGAGATGGACCCAGATGACGCGGCGGACCTCCTCGAGGAGCTTCCCGACGCCACCGCCGATGTGCTGCTGGAGCTGATGGATCCTGAGGATTCCGCCCCCGTGCGCCGCCTGATGAGCTTCCAACCCGATACCGTCGGCGCGCTCATGACCTCCGATCCTTTGGTAATGACTCCCCAGCGCACAGTGGCCGAGGCGCTCGCTATGGCCCGCAATCCTGATCTGCCTACTTCCCTATCCTCCATGGTGTTTGTGGTGCGTCCCCCCACGGCCACTCCCACCGGCACCTATCTGGGATGCTTGCACCTGCAGAAATTGCTACGCGAACCGCCCTCAGAACTTATCGGTGGTTTGCTCGACCCAGATCTGCCGCCGCTCTACGCCGATGACATGCAAGAAACCGCTGCCCGTTATTTCGCCACCTATAACTTGGTGTGTGGACCGGTGTTGGACGATGACGGCCACCTACTCGGCGCCGTTGCCGTCGATGACCTGCTCGATCACATGCTGCCCGAGGACTGGCGCGAAACCGGCATTCGCCCCGCCCAGCCTGCCACCACCACGCCCGCACAGGAGGCCTAG
- a CDS encoding tyrosine-type recombinase/integrase, whose translation MAIQKRSTKSGKTRWVARYRDHAGKEHSKSFDTQREAKAFLQEQERSLRRGEWVDPKQSRITVQELMEQWIERPMRENSRSVYEQTLANLGPLAEMPILQLTRVDVDGWYKQLLSHRPWRGPQDKGVSETTARAMVAHLSSLAKYGVELGILTKNVVKVPRSTGKGSRAVQRSQLPTVEQIRAVADYLERGVQRRSNPSLAAMVICAAGTGMRASELCGLQVQSVDFLHRRVHVTAQMDSRGRGLAPLKTTASERTLPVSEETLMALDKMCAGKQGDEWVFTNLSGGTYRLNTVTAPLRRAVLHVGADFTFHGLRHFYASRLIDAGLSVAAVQRLMGHESAALTLSTYTHLFPDAEEQARAAVQGILEPRGIDAGSRGGGASLRGL comes from the coding sequence ATGGCTATTCAGAAACGCTCGACTAAGTCGGGCAAGACACGTTGGGTTGCGCGGTATCGTGACCACGCCGGCAAAGAGCACTCCAAGAGCTTCGATACGCAGCGTGAGGCGAAAGCCTTCCTGCAGGAGCAGGAGCGCTCACTGCGGCGCGGAGAATGGGTCGATCCCAAACAGTCGCGCATCACCGTGCAAGAACTCATGGAGCAGTGGATAGAGCGGCCAATGAGAGAGAACAGCCGGTCCGTGTACGAGCAGACCCTCGCTAATCTCGGCCCCCTGGCTGAGATGCCTATCCTGCAGCTCACGCGCGTAGACGTGGACGGCTGGTACAAGCAGCTCCTCTCACATAGGCCATGGCGAGGCCCGCAGGATAAAGGCGTGTCTGAAACGACGGCGCGGGCGATGGTCGCGCACCTGTCGAGCCTGGCGAAATATGGCGTCGAACTAGGGATACTGACGAAAAACGTGGTGAAAGTACCACGCTCCACGGGTAAAGGTTCACGCGCGGTGCAGCGCTCCCAGCTGCCTACCGTAGAGCAGATCAGAGCCGTAGCGGACTACCTAGAAAGAGGCGTGCAGAGACGATCCAATCCGTCGCTGGCGGCGATGGTGATCTGCGCCGCTGGCACCGGCATGCGGGCCAGTGAGCTATGCGGGCTGCAGGTACAGTCGGTGGATTTCCTACACCGCAGAGTGCACGTCACCGCACAGATGGATAGTCGGGGCCGTGGCTTGGCGCCGCTGAAAACCACCGCTAGTGAGCGGACACTACCCGTATCCGAGGAGACGCTCATGGCGCTCGATAAGATGTGCGCGGGAAAGCAGGGAGATGAGTGGGTTTTCACAAATCTCTCTGGGGGGACGTACCGGCTGAATACGGTTACGGCGCCGCTTCGAAGAGCGGTGCTGCACGTAGGGGCTGATTTCACTTTTCACGGGCTTCGGCATTTCTACGCGTCTCGATTGATTGATGCTGGGCTGTCAGTCGCAGCGGTGCAGCGACTGATGGGCCACGAGAGCGCGGCTCTCACGCTGTCTACCTATACCCATCTTTTTCCGGATGCTGAGGAGCAAGCCCGCGCCGCAGTGCAGGGGATCTTGGAGCCGCGCGGGATCGATGCGGGATCGAGGGGCGGCGGCGCTTCGTTAAGGGGTCTATGA
- a CDS encoding SHOCT domain-containing protein — protein sequence MSKFEAVNGYTVINHEDSTVTIYRKTMKKKTTIPAEYIVGYELHKRSVMFHDLLALDLDHPSFFKCKPTEWPSDLYHIAVKKKQFEQLRDELHSVLDRTRGVERRPYKIAPRADLIAKSVAKRDAKGKDVIEFGELLVTDEYVYHQGVREPVDGVTARIETEESLQGRMSAGRVVGGAILLGPVGALLGGMARKSDKRVYLSIQLPEGGELVAAGGPESEESARKIVGILGSPNDRVEQQEGGLDYLSRLADLHARGVLDDEEFSVAKRKHLGL from the coding sequence ATGAGCAAATTCGAGGCGGTCAACGGATACACCGTGATCAACCATGAGGATTCGACGGTCACGATCTACCGGAAGACCATGAAGAAGAAGACCACTATCCCCGCCGAGTACATAGTGGGATACGAGCTTCATAAGCGGTCGGTGATGTTTCACGATCTGCTCGCACTCGATTTGGACCATCCAAGCTTTTTCAAGTGCAAGCCCACCGAGTGGCCTTCTGACCTGTATCACATTGCGGTGAAGAAGAAGCAGTTCGAGCAGCTTCGCGATGAGCTGCATTCCGTGCTCGACCGGACTAGAGGTGTGGAGCGTCGTCCCTACAAGATTGCTCCTCGGGCTGATTTGATCGCTAAATCTGTGGCTAAACGAGACGCTAAAGGAAAGGATGTGATCGAGTTCGGCGAGCTACTGGTCACGGACGAGTACGTCTACCATCAGGGCGTGAGGGAGCCTGTAGATGGGGTGACAGCTCGGATCGAGACCGAGGAATCTTTGCAGGGGCGAATGTCGGCTGGGCGTGTGGTTGGGGGCGCAATCCTCCTCGGGCCAGTTGGTGCACTGCTCGGCGGGATGGCTAGGAAGAGTGATAAGCGCGTCTACCTGTCTATTCAGCTTCCAGAAGGCGGCGAGCTTGTGGCTGCTGGAGGGCCTGAAAGTGAAGAGTCGGCTCGGAAAATCGTGGGGATTTTAGGCTCTCCGAACGACCGCGTCGAGCAGCAAGAGGGCGGTCTCGACTACCTATCCAGATTGGCTGATCTACACGCTCGAGGCGTGCTGGATGATGAAGAGTTCAGTGTCGCGAAACGGAAGCATTTAGGGCTGTAG
- a CDS encoding ImmA/IrrE family metallo-endopeptidase, producing the protein MRRISTRRGLAVWDYRSVLAHELGHATYGDVASDCGRTNSKQERRADLFAAELLIDPQQLSDLALWHRHDFRSLAADLEVTPSLLKLYIEHHDISLKETVP; encoded by the coding sequence ATGCGGCGAATATCAACCCGGCGCGGCCTAGCCGTTTGGGACTACCGCAGCGTTCTCGCACACGAGCTAGGTCACGCCACATACGGAGACGTTGCTAGCGACTGCGGGAGAACCAACTCCAAGCAGGAGCGGCGCGCGGACCTCTTCGCCGCTGAGCTACTTATAGACCCCCAACAGCTCAGTGACTTAGCCCTGTGGCACCGCCACGACTTCAGAAGCCTAGCCGCAGACCTAGAAGTAACCCCTTCCCTTCTCAAGCTCTACATCGAGCATCACGACATCTCTTTAAAGGAGACAGTGCCATGA
- a CDS encoding helix-turn-helix domain-containing protein — protein MTETRWWKYLQGLMGGQTQLEAAKFIGISKSNITRWKNGARADPDFVVKVARAYGANVLEALVEAEFITEKEAQLREVAPTLDLEDISADALLDELQRRVDRFNFIKNLEITDEPDMTLEEAVDELEERRSMRPTPSVSPTSYSDDIPEDAVAYHDDEMGGTPDDFEP, from the coding sequence ATGACTGAAACACGATGGTGGAAATACCTTCAAGGCCTTATGGGCGGCCAGACTCAACTCGAGGCTGCGAAGTTCATCGGGATCTCAAAGAGCAACATCACCCGATGGAAGAATGGCGCCCGCGCCGACCCGGATTTTGTCGTCAAGGTCGCCCGCGCCTACGGCGCCAATGTCCTTGAAGCGCTCGTGGAGGCCGAGTTCATCACTGAGAAGGAAGCGCAGCTGCGCGAGGTTGCCCCCACTCTCGACCTCGAGGACATAAGCGCGGATGCCCTTCTCGACGAGCTACAGCGCCGCGTAGACCGCTTCAACTTCATCAAGAACCTTGAGATCACCGATGAGCCGGACATGACACTCGAAGAAGCAGTGGACGAACTGGAAGAGCGCCGTTCGATGAGGCCTACCCCCAGTGTCTCCCCCACCTCATACAGTGACGACATCCCAGAAGACGCAGTCGCCTACCACGACGACGAGATGGGCGGCACCCCAGACGACTTCGAGCCATAA
- a CDS encoding phage antirepressor N-terminal domain-containing protein codes for MSNDLVTIPVPGAGASLKAVQADGKEWASVTHVCETLGLDSKSQRRKLHEKPWACGVMMTLQVGGQGREMFMVDRRTLTMWLATIDTNRVAAEARPTLEAFQNEAADALDRYFHQGGAINPHANEHQQKALMFELRSQMELAQAAKGLIHSDFLEAKARIILARGMGEAPELDPSTKPLYVQSFLKEKGLSKKQLSAKAPGFGKRLKNQWTKSHGTAPQKAPIELSNGRIIDVYGYTEADRPLMESIWNTHYAA; via the coding sequence ATGAGTAATGATCTTGTCACTATCCCGGTGCCTGGTGCTGGAGCCAGCCTGAAGGCCGTGCAGGCCGACGGGAAAGAATGGGCCAGCGTCACCCATGTTTGCGAGACGCTCGGACTCGACAGCAAGAGCCAGCGCCGGAAGCTTCATGAGAAGCCGTGGGCCTGCGGGGTCATGATGACCCTGCAGGTAGGCGGACAAGGCCGCGAAATGTTCATGGTTGATCGTCGTACCCTCACCATGTGGCTCGCCACGATCGACACCAACCGCGTTGCCGCCGAGGCCCGCCCCACACTTGAGGCATTCCAAAACGAAGCCGCCGACGCGCTCGACAGGTACTTCCACCAAGGCGGCGCGATCAACCCCCACGCCAACGAGCACCAGCAAAAAGCACTCATGTTCGAGCTGCGATCCCAGATGGAACTCGCACAGGCCGCTAAGGGACTCATTCACAGCGACTTCCTCGAGGCTAAAGCACGCATCATCCTCGCCCGAGGAATGGGAGAAGCCCCAGAGCTAGACCCCTCCACGAAACCGCTTTATGTGCAGTCGTTCCTGAAGGAGAAGGGCCTGTCGAAGAAGCAGCTCTCCGCTAAAGCTCCCGGATTCGGGAAACGGCTTAAGAATCAGTGGACGAAAAGTCATGGCACCGCCCCGCAAAAAGCGCCGATCGAGCTATCTAACGGCCGCATCATCGACGTCTACGGCTACACCGAAGCTGACCGGCCCCTCATGGAATCCATCTGGAACACCCACTACGCGGCATAA
- a CDS encoding helix-turn-helix domain-containing protein yields MNDTTKLTYTVKEVSRMLGIPQSTLYRHVKDPECGFRPIMAGSTIRIPKVVVDRMIAGER; encoded by the coding sequence ATGAACGATACCACGAAGTTGACCTACACGGTGAAGGAGGTGTCGAGGATGCTCGGCATCCCGCAGTCCACCCTTTACCGGCATGTGAAGGACCCCGAGTGCGGGTTCCGGCCGATTATGGCCGGATCGACTATCCGCATCCCGAAGGTTGTTGTTGACCGAATGATCGCGGGGGAGCGTTAG